In Verrucomicrobiia bacterium, one genomic interval encodes:
- a CDS encoding KamA family radical SAM protein, with product MHNDTSAENSEEPPSHERLETLKNFQPAGRGFWSDVAEADWNDWRWQLKHRVTTVEQLQRLMPTLTPEEYAGTALANQKLAMAITPYFFNLIDATDEQCPIRSQVIPRIEETHTASWEMSDPCGEDAHSPVPGLVHRYPDRVLFLVTDRCASYCRYCTRSRLVSNASGYDFHPEFDRQIDYIRRSPAIRDVLLSGGDPLLFSDEKLEFLLDRLRAIPHVEFLRLGTRIPIFLPQRITPELCATLKKYHPLFISIHSNHPRELTTEARVALERLADAGIPLGNQSVLLRNVNDDPLVMKAHVQKLLMCRVKPYYIYQCDLIAGSSHLRAGVQKGLEIMEQLRGHTTGYAVPQFVIDAPGGGGKVPLNPEYILSRNARRVVIRNYEGKVFEYPEVAEPPASSPVAQEIEEAEMV from the coding sequence ATGCACAACGATACTTCAGCGGAAAACAGCGAGGAACCGCCATCACACGAGCGGCTGGAGACCCTAAAGAATTTTCAACCAGCGGGACGAGGATTTTGGAGCGATGTTGCGGAAGCGGACTGGAATGACTGGCGCTGGCAGCTTAAGCACCGGGTTACAACAGTCGAGCAACTCCAGCGGCTGATGCCGACCTTAACGCCCGAAGAGTACGCGGGCACGGCTTTGGCCAATCAGAAGCTGGCGATGGCCATTACGCCCTACTTCTTTAACCTTATCGACGCAACGGACGAACAGTGCCCCATCCGCTCGCAGGTCATCCCGCGCATCGAGGAAACCCATACCGCTTCGTGGGAGATGAGCGACCCGTGCGGGGAAGATGCGCACTCGCCAGTGCCTGGCCTGGTGCATCGGTATCCCGACAGGGTGCTGTTCCTCGTCACCGACCGGTGCGCTTCCTACTGCCGCTACTGCACGCGCTCGCGGCTGGTCAGCAACGCCAGTGGATATGATTTTCACCCCGAGTTTGACAGGCAGATTGATTATATCCGGCGCTCGCCCGCTATTCGCGACGTCCTGCTCAGCGGCGGGGACCCGCTGCTGTTCAGCGACGAAAAACTGGAGTTTCTTCTGGACCGTCTGCGGGCCATCCCGCATGTGGAATTCCTGCGTCTGGGCACGCGAATTCCCATCTTCCTGCCGCAACGGATTACGCCGGAGCTCTGCGCGACATTGAAGAAATACCACCCGCTCTTTATCAGCATCCATTCCAATCACCCTCGGGAATTGACGACTGAGGCGCGGGTTGCCCTGGAACGGCTTGCCGACGCGGGCATTCCGCTGGGCAACCAATCGGTTCTGCTGCGAAACGTCAATGACGACCCGCTGGTGATGAAGGCGCACGTGCAGAAACTGCTCATGTGCCGTGTGAAGCCCTACTACATCTACCAATGCGACCTCATTGCGGGTTCCTCGCATTTGCGCGCCGGCGTGCAGAAGGGCTTGGAGATCATGGAACAGCTTCGGGGGCATACGACCGGTTATGCGGTGCCGCAATTCGTCATCGACGCACCCGGTGGCGGTGGGAAGGTGCCCCTCAATCCTGAGTACATCCTCAGCCGGAACGCCCGGCGGGTTGTCATCCGCAATTACGAAGGCAAGGTCTTCGAGTACCCGGAGGTGGCCGAGCCGCCCGCCTCAAGCCCAGTCGCGCAGGAAATCGAAGAGGCCGAGATGGTCTAA
- a CDS encoding zinc ribbon domain-containing protein, with translation MLVFIVMRMDLSALTWGVGMTITLRAMPTYEYICEKCGHQFEKVQSISAPALTECPKDACAQKRWGKGKVRRAISGGGGLLFKGSGFYITDYRSEKYKEAAKKDSATALTKTKPAASGGDSKPAAPKTDSSAPKPSPAKS, from the coding sequence GTGCTCGTTTTTATCGTGATGCGGATGGACCTATCCGCCTTGACCTGGGGCGTCGGGATGACTATTACATTACGGGCTATGCCGACGTATGAGTATATCTGTGAAAAGTGCGGACACCAGTTCGAGAAGGTTCAATCCATTTCCGCGCCGGCATTGACTGAGTGCCCAAAGGATGCCTGCGCCCAAAAAAGGTGGGGCAAAGGCAAAGTCCGCCGTGCCATTAGCGGGGGCGGGGGGCTGTTGTTCAAAGGGAGCGGTTTTTACATCACAGATTACCGGAGCGAAAAATACAAAGAAGCGGCCAAGAAAGATTCAGCGACTGCGCTCACAAAGACAAAACCGGCCGCCAGCGGCGGCGACTCCAAACCGGCTGCGCCCAAGACCGATAGTTCCGCGCCCAAACCATCACCAGCAAAGTCCTGA
- a CDS encoding WYL domain-containing protein, translating into MADEAAKLEDVSQDMATEQHWLTVNRLVFADENRSFGFIYTISARRTGDLPRVVFEAQIRNRLGDNIFELKNLATADVQTYLRKVVDNFVDKPKVEGLVAAGTIPAASYNWDAFPFTVSAKAEFIDYFNRISVTEREMFELYVMHQAIEHYRGTPLEPRLERFFRRMAGQLDNEELFTLEDLGAVLSFRPSAPDEADAKLFDLVTRAVRERRWLRFDYRKPGEKKPERRRVQPYHVLEYGGRWYLLAYDPMRRDVRTFVLGRMREAVMGEERFERPKDFDARKHLESSIGVMAGKGDFQVVVQMDAWLTDILRGRRWHPSQVVEELPGGGSQLRLRLGALEEIVRSFEVGGRERLIEVKTTRFGELTPFFASRNEVEFSDERREHYQLCRVFGFREEPRLFTLAGSLRSSCQLEPFNYSAAPN; encoded by the coding sequence GTGGCGGACGAGGCAGCGAAGCTGGAGGACGTGAGCCAGGACATGGCGACTGAGCAGCACTGGCTGACGGTGAACAGGCTTGTGTTTGCAGACGAGAACAGGAGTTTCGGGTTCATCTATACCATCAGCGCCCGACGGACCGGCGATTTGCCTCGGGTGGTCTTCGAGGCGCAGATCAGGAACAGGCTTGGGGACAACATCTTTGAGCTTAAGAACCTGGCGACGGCTGACGTGCAGACTTATCTGCGGAAGGTGGTGGATAACTTTGTGGACAAGCCGAAGGTTGAAGGACTGGTGGCCGCCGGCACGATTCCTGCCGCCTCTTACAACTGGGATGCGTTTCCGTTCACTGTTTCAGCGAAGGCCGAGTTTATTGACTACTTCAACCGAATCTCTGTGACCGAGCGAGAGATGTTCGAGCTCTATGTGATGCACCAGGCCATCGAGCATTACCGGGGCACGCCGTTGGAGCCGCGGTTGGAGCGGTTCTTCCGGCGGATGGCCGGTCAATTGGACAACGAGGAGCTGTTCACGCTGGAAGACCTTGGCGCAGTGCTGTCGTTCCGGCCCTCGGCGCCGGACGAGGCCGACGCCAAGCTGTTCGATCTGGTCACCCGGGCGGTGCGGGAGCGGCGGTGGCTGCGGTTCGACTACCGAAAGCCGGGGGAGAAGAAGCCCGAGCGGCGGCGGGTGCAGCCGTACCACGTGCTGGAGTACGGCGGGCGGTGGTACCTGCTGGCCTACGACCCGATGCGCCGCGACGTGCGGACTTTCGTGCTGGGCCGGATGCGCGAGGCGGTCATGGGCGAGGAACGATTCGAGCGGCCCAAGGATTTTGACGCGCGCAAGCATTTGGAGAGCAGCATCGGGGTGATGGCCGGCAAGGGGGATTTCCAGGTGGTGGTCCAAATGGACGCCTGGTTGACGGACATTCTGCGCGGGCGGCGATGGCACCCGAGCCAGGTGGTGGAGGAGTTGCCTGGCGGCGGGTCGCAGTTGCGGCTGCGTCTGGGCGCATTGGAGGAGATCGTCCGGTCGTTTGAGGTGGGTGGCAGAGAACGGTTGATTGAGGTGAAGACCACTCGTTTCGGGGAGCTCACGCCTTTCTTCGCCTCGCGGAACGAGGTGGAGTTTTCTGACGAGCGCCGGGAACATTACCAGCTTTGCCGGGTGTTTGGTTTTCGGGAGGAGCCGCGGTTGTTTACTTTGGCGGGGTCATTGCGCAGCTCGTGCCAGCTTGAGCCGTTTAATTACTCGGCAGCGCCGAACTGA